The region tactttTTCTTGCCTAAGGAAATGATGACATTATATGAAATGATAAAGTGTCATGTCAGTAGCCTTTATGTTAAAACAGACCAAAAGTCAAGTATTGATTTATCAGTTTGACATATGGAGGTGAATATTTCCTTCCTGAAATATGATgtgcaatttcttttttaaaacctttCTCAGGATAGAGAGATGAACTACCAACAGAATCCTAGAGAcaactttctttctttggaggaCTGCAAAGACATTGAAAATCTGGAGTCTTTCACAGATGTCCTGGATAATGAGGGTGCTTTAACCTCAAACTGGGAACAGTGGGATACATACTGTGAAGACCTAACGAAATATACCAAACTAACCAGCTGTGACATCTGGGGAACAAAAGAAGTGGATTACTTGGGTCTTGATGACTTTTCTAGTCCTTACCAAGATGAAGAGGTTATAAGTAAAACTCCAACTTTAGCTCAACTTAATAGTGAGGACTCACAGTCTGTTTCTGATTCCCTTTATTACCCCGATTCACTTTTCAGTGTCAAACAAAATCCCTTACCCTCTTCATTCCCTGGTAAAAAGATCACAAGCAGAGCAGCTGCTCCTGTGTGTTCTTCTAAgactctgcaggctgaggtccCTTTGTCAGACTGTGTCCAAAAAGCAAGTAAACCCACTTCAAGCACACAAATCATGGTGAAGACCAACATGTATCATAATGAAAAGGTGAACTTTCATGTTGAATGTAAAGACTATGTAAAAAAGGCAAAGGTAAAGATCAACCCAGTGCAACAGAGCCGGCCCTTGTTGAGCCAGATTCACACAGATGCAGCAAAGGAGAACACCTGCTACTGTGGTGCAGTGGCaaagagacaagagaaaaaagggaTGGAGGCTCTTCAAGGTCATGCCACTCCTGCTTTGCCTTTTAAAGAAACCCAGGAACTATTACTAAGTCCCCTGCCCCAGGAAGGTCCTGGGTCACTTGCAGCAGGAGAGAGCAGCAGTCTTTCTGCCAGTACATCAGTCTCAGATTCATCCCAGAAAAAAGAAGAGCACAATTATTCTCTTTTCGTCTCCGACAACTTGGGTGAACAGCCAACCAAATGCAGTCCTGAAGAAGatgaggaggacgaggaggatgTTGATGATGAGGACCATGATGAAGGATTCGGCAGTGAGCATGAACTGTCTgaaaatgaggaggaggaagaagaggaagaggattatgaagatgacaaggatgatGATATTAGTGATACTTTCTCTGAACCAGGTATTATAATGCTTTGCAAGCTTACCAGACCTTTGTATTACTATTTTGAAATAGAaagttttttgtttctattttgtttggataatttctttattttagtttGGGAATTAAATGACTTAAACCTTGGCTTGGATATGTAATTGGTTTTTCTATTCAAATAGCTCTAAAATTATCACTTTCGCTCACATAGGGATTCATAAGCTGATTCCTTGAgggcttattttttattattttatttcttatttttaaaattaaaatagagacGGGAgcttgccactgtgcccagctgaggaCTTATTCTTAATGTATCTTAAGTGGCCTGTTTTGTCACTCTCTTGAGCATTTATGCAAAGATACCAATAATttattggtttaaaaaatattcctgtttagggctgggcgcggtggctcatgctagtaatcccagcactttggaaggccgaggtgggcggatcacctgaggtcaggagttaaagaccagcctggccaacacagcgaaaccctgtctctactaaaaatacaaaactcaggtgtggtggcacgcacctgtaatcccagctactccggaggttggggcaggagaatcacttcaacccaggaggctgaggttgcggtgagctgacatcgcaccattgcactccagcctgggcaacaagagtgaaagtctgtctcaataacaacaaaaaataataaataaaaatattactgtttATGCATGTGTCTCTCTATTATAGTTGAGATAAGTTAAGAGTATATAGAATGTTGAACCAAGTGATGATGGTTTATATTACTCATTCCAATACCCAACAAAGTCTGTTTATGAATAATGTAAAAGAGAGCGTTTTCTTTGTGTCTGctaacattttaatttacatcGTATTTTcctatttaagaaaaatacatgCTGTAATTTGGTGAGCATGAAGGAGACTCTGCTTTATTTATATACAGCGCATATAAATAAAAgggacaaagaaaatgaaatctctGGGGGAACTGGTTCACTTTAGCATTTACACGCTTGGGCTTTTGGCGCTGTTGTCTTGTGcagtttatttataaaaatagtattGCCAAGTGGCACATGGTTGAAAATGCACAAAGAAGTAAAGATCTTCAAATTTAAACTAAagttattttcttcaaaaatattgttGGTACTAACTCTGCATGAAAACTAAGTTATTATAAAAAAAACTATCAGAGCCCTTTTGTTATAATGATgattgctggaatttcaggcagtATAAacatagatatttaattttttgaaaggcgTTTAAAGCATAATACCTATATTGTAACTAGTGAAACATTATTATTACTAAAAGAATTTTTCCTTTGGTGAAATCTTTCTATTACACAAATGCTTTGATTTATGCATTTGACACAAACAAATTTTTTGATTTGGGTGGAGTTTCAGGTAAGTAAAAGGTACTTGAATATGGAAGAAAAGGGTTTGTGCCTTCTTCATTGGTTTACCGTACAACCCTATATAGTCTAGGTAGACTAATGTCTTTTTACAATACAGGAAAATTTTTCTCTTGGCAAGTGAATAAAATCTGCTTTGAGATATTTCAAGGAGACTTGACTTTGTAGGTAGGGGTAATTTATATAACTCCCTGCACTTGGAAGATCATAATGCTGTTCATGAGTGGTCCTTAAAGTCCTGACAAATCGGTCCTGTTGCTTTGAGTCTCGTATTTCAGAGCAGGGGAAGGGTGAGACAAGAGAGGATGGGTAATTAAGGGAAATGGCAAATATGGGGAAGGAAATGCCTTTAGCAGCTGGTGCTTAAAGGAATATATAGATCAGAAGGAGTCAGTAAATCCTACCATCACCAAGGCAGCAAGGACTATATTATCTACCTGACTTTTGATtgtagttttgcttttctttgacttttcccccccaactttattgaggtatgtttagcaaataaaaattgtatacatttaaagtgtacaacatgtttttacatatgtatacattgtgaaatgataacccaaatcaggctaattaacataccCATCACTTCACATAGTAgggtggtaagaacatttaagatctactctcttaacaaATTTGGCCTACACAAtacagttgttgtttttttttttttgaagcaagaTATGGCTcaattgcctaggctggagtgcagtggcacaatcttggctcactgcaacctctgcttccctggctcaagccaccctcccaccacagccttccaagtagctaggaccacaggcgtgcaccatcatgcccagctaatttttgtatcttttgttgagatggggttttgccatgttgcccaggcatgtcTTGAACTTGTGAACTCAAACCacctgcccgtctcagcctcccaaagtgctggaattacaggcgtgagccaccacacccagcccagtatTGTTATCTGTAGTCACAATGCTGTGTGTTAGATCTCCAGAGCTTATTcatcctgcataactgaaactttgtaccttttggCCAACATCTTCCCATTGACCCCACccaccagcccctggcaacctccATTCTACTTTTTACTCTCTGATCCTGAGTTTGACGTTTTTTCTAAGATTTcgcatataaatgagatcatgctgtatttgtctttctgtgcctggcttatttaacttagcatgacgccttccaggttcatccatgttatcacaAAGACAGAATTGCCTTtctttctaaggctgaataatcCTGTGTGTGTGGGCGTGTGCGTATAactgtcacattttctttatgtatatgtTCATTGTTGGCCCCTTTGTTGATTCCTCATCTTGGATTATGTGAATACTGTTGCAGTGAACATAGGAATGCAGATACCTCTTCAAGAtactgactttatttattttggctgtatccccagaagtgggattgctggatcatatgatcgttctatttttaattttttgaggaacttccatgctgttttccataatgactgtaccaatttacattcccaccaatagtttACAAGAGTtctcttttttccacatcctcaacaacacttgctgtcatttatctttttgataatagccatgccgacaggtatgaggtgatatctcattgtggctttcgtttgtatttctctgatgattagtggtattgagcatgttttcatatacttgttggccatttggatgtctttttaaaaatgtttattcaggtcctttgcccatttttaaattggattgttttcttgctattacaTTGTTTgggttccttgtatattttagatattaactccttatcagatgtatggtttgcagatatttttctttcatttcataggTAGTcccttcactctgttaattgtttaTTTTGCTCTGTGGGAGCTTTTTGGTTTGATGcaatctcatttgtttatttttgcttttgttgccagtgcttttgaagttatatatttaaaaaatcattgtccAGACCAATGTCAAGAATCCTTTTGCATGTTTTCTCCTAGTATTTTTATTGCTTagttcttatgtttaagtctttaatccatttcgagttgattttttaatattgtatGAGATAAAGGTCTCCAGTTTCATCATTTTGCCTTTGAATATCCAGGTTTCCCataaccatttattgaagagactatcctttatttattgttgtttctGGCACCTTTGACAAGAATTAATTTATTGGACATAATGTgggaatttatttctgggctgccTGTTTCATTGgtatatatgtctgtttttatgccagtaccatattgctataattactatagcttttttttttttttttttgagacggagtcttgctctgttgcccaggctggagtgcagtggcccgatctcggcttactgcaagctccgcctcccaggttcacgccattctcctccctcagcctcccaagtagctgggactacaggcgcccgccaccacgcccagctaatttttttgtatttttagtagagacggggtttcactgtcttagccaggatggtctcaatctcctgacctcgtgatctgccagcctcggcctcccaaagtgctgggattacaggcatgagccactgtgcctggcctataattagtatagctttgtaatatattttgaaatcagataatatgatgcctccagttttgtttttcttgcccaagatagctttggctattcagaaTCTTTTGTGATTTCATATGAGTTTTAGGgtctttttccctttatttaaggattgcattgaatctgtagttcactttgggtaatatggaTATTTTGGTcgtattaattcttccaatccgtAAACGTaggatatctttctatttatttgtgtcttcagtttctttcaccaATGTTGTATGGTTTTCAGTGTATagatctttcactttcttggctaaatttttttctaagttttttttttttggtgtgatactgttgtaaatgggattgcttttctaatttcttttttggatagttgttagcatatagaaacacaactgatttttgaataatgattttgtatcctgcagctttactgaattagtttattagttctaacagttctATGgtgaagtctattttttttttttttttttgagatggagtcttgctctgttgcccaggctggagtgcagtggcgccatctaggctcactgcaaactccgcctcccgggttatgccattctcctgcctcagtctccctagtagctgggactacaggcgcccaccaccacacccggctaatttttttgtatttttagtagagacggggtttcaccatgttagccaagatggtctcgatctcctgaccttgtgatccgcctgccttggcctcccaaagtgctgggattacaggcatgagccaccgtgcccagcctatggtgaagtctttagggttttctagatacaagatcatgtcatctactAACAGAGacaatttcttttcctatttggatgcctttccttctttgttttctttctttccctgcctcccttccctcccttccttttctctttccttttcccttcctttcccttcccttcccttcccttccctcccctcccttttctcTGTCcagtccctcccctcccctccccttccctttctctgtccagtccctcccctgccctcccctcccctcccctcccctcttcccccttcctcctcccctcccctccccttccctttcctttccttttgcatAATTTCTCTagataggacttccagtattattgATATATGGAATAGTAGTTgagagaatgggcatccttgtcttgttcctggtcttagaggaaaagctttcaggtTTTCATcactgagtatgatgttagctatgggtttgtcgtgtgtggcctttattatgttgaggtatgttccttttatatgtaatttgttaaatttttttttatcatgaaagcatgttgaattttttaaagcaaattctttCAGATCTTGAAGCATGTTGAATGTTGTCACATGTTCTTTccatatctattgagatgatcatattgtTTTTATCCTTCagtctgttaatgtggtatatcattgattgatttgcatatattgaatcatccttgcatctgAAAGATAAATTCCACTTAATCATGatgtatgatccttttaatgtgctgttgaacatggcttgctaatattttgttgaggatttttacatctatgtccatcagggatactggcctgtgATTTTCTTACCTCGTGTGttcttgtttggttttggtatcatggtaatactggcctcataaaatgagtttggaaatgttcTCTCCTCCACATTTCTTTGGAAGTATTAgagaaggattggtattaattcttccttcaatatttggtagaatttactagTGAAGTCAGCAGGCCCTTGGCTttagttcattgagagtttttgtttgtttgagacagtcttgctctgtcacccaggctggagtgcagtggcacgaactcagctcactgcaatcttcgcctcccgggttaagtgattctcctgcctcagccttccgagcagttgggactacaggcagtcaccaccatgcctggctaatttttgtatttctagtagagatgaggtttcgtcatgttggccaggctagtctggaactcctgacctcaggtgatctgcccgcctcggcctcccaaagtgctgggattacagatgtgagccctcGTGCCCGGCCGAcagtttttgattactgattcagtgttctttctttttattggtttgttcagcttttctatttttttcgtAATTCAGTATTGGTATGTTTCTAGGaagttatccatttcttctaggttattcaATTTGTTAGTGTATAATTGTTTATAGTAGTTCTTAATTattctttgcatttctgtggtattaAATCTGGtttctcctctttcatttataattttattgatttgagtcttcttttttcttaatttagttaaaagtttgtgaattttgttttcatttcaacaaaaaactcttcattgatcttttctattgttttttagtgtctaattcatttatttctgctctgatctttgttattttcttccttctgctaactttgggttagtttgttcttctttttctacttccttgaggtgtaaagtttggttgtttatttgagatttttttttttctttgatgtaggtatttattaCCATAAGATTCCCTCTTGGATTTGCTTTTGCTTTATCCCctaagttttgatatgttgtgtttccatttttgtttgtctcagcatatttttctattcctcttttgatttcttctttgacccattggttgttcaggagtgtgttgtttaatttctacatatttgtcaattttccaattttccttctttttttttttgagacagagtcttgctctgtcgcccaggctggagtgcagtggcgcgatctcaactcactgcaagctccgcctcccgggttcagccattctcctgcctcagcctcctgagtagctgggactacaggcgcccgccactatgcccggctaattttttgtatttttaaatagagacagggtttcattgtgttagccaggatggtctcaatttccttctGATTTCCTTCTGATTTCTAGTTATACAGTTGCCAAAATATCATACTTGGTATTActtcagtcttcttaaatttgttaagtaagacctgttttgtggcctaacatatgatgtAAACTAGAGAATGTTCTGTCTGTGCTTGAAAAGAGTATATATTCTGCTGCTGTGAGATGGAATGTTctatatatgtctgttaggtccatttggtctgaaGTGTTATTCAAAtccattgtttttttaattgatattctgatgatctatccattgttgaaaatggagtgttgaagtcccctaTATTACTGTCTGTTTTTTCCTTTAGTTCTATTAATATTTGGTTCATTTACTTAGGTGCTTTGATATGGGAGTAAATACATTTACTGTGTATATAACCTCTTGATAAATCAACaaaccctttattattatataaagaccttctttgtcttgtgacagttgttatttttttactgtttttttttttttgagacagaatcttactctgttacccaggctgctggTGTGCACCAGTActatcacacctcactgcagtctcaacaaCTTGGGCTCCAGCAGTAccactgcttcagcctcctgagtagctgggactataggtgtgtgccacctcttgtgacagtttttgatttaacatctattttgtctgatgtaagtatagccaGCTCTGTCCTTTTTGGTTGCCATTTCCATGGAatatctcttttcatttcttcacTTATGGCTTACAtgcatcctttttatttttttgagacagagtcttactctgttgcccaggctggagtgcagtggtgcaatcactgctcactacagccttgacctgccagactcaagcaatcttcccacctcagcctcccgagtagttaggactacaggcatgcacccccatacccagctaattttggtattgtttgtagagatgaggtctccctatgttgcctaggctggtcttgaacttctgggctcaagtgatctgcctgccttggcctctcaaagtgctgggattacaggtgtgagccactatgcctggctatatGCATCCTTAAAGCTAAAGTGATTTTCTTGTGGGCAACATAGAGTTGGTTCTTGGTTTTCTCTTTATTCAGCCACTCTAGATCTTTTTACTGGGTATTGATAGGTAAGGATTTACTGTTaccattttgttaatgttttctgACTGTTTTATAGTCCTTTTGTTACTTCTTCTCTTGGTCTCTTCCTCTGtgatttgttggttttttgtagtggtatgctttgattcctttttctttatcttttgtgttatcTATACTACagatttttctttgtgattaccATGGGGCTTACATAAAACACAAGTCTTTTTTAAGCTGGTAATAGTTTTAACTTCGGCTATATATAAAATCTCTACACTTTACACTTTTTATTGATACTACAgttaacatcttttcatattgTGTATcccttaagaaattattttatatatagcttttttttttttttttttttttttttaagatagattcttgctctgtcgtccaggctggagtgcagtggcacagtcttggctcactgcaacctcctcctcccaggttcgaATGATTCtccggccttagcctcccaagtagctgggattacaggcacctgccaccacacctggctaatcttttgtgtatgtgcatatatatatatatatttttatttttatttatttttatttttttagtagagacagggtttcatcatgttggccaggctggtcttgaactcttgacctcaagtgatctgcccacctcggccttccaaagtgctgggattactagtgTGAGTCACCAAGCATagccaaaattattttatatatagttatttttaatgtctttttaacttttatactagCATTAAAAGTGTTTTGCATACCACTGTTACAGTATTAGAGCATTCTGAATATGACTGTTCTTATTTTTACACAGttaattttatactttcatgttttcttttctttttttttttttttgagatggagtctcactctctcgcccaggctggagtgcagtggcgtgatctcagctcactgcaactccacctcccaagttcaagcgattctcctgcctcagcctcctgagtagctgagattacaggtgaccaccaccacgccctgctaatttttgtatttttagtaaagacagggtttcaccatgttggcccggctagtctccaactcctgacctcaggtgatccacccacctcggcctcgaaaagtgctgggattacaggcgtgagccaccgcaccccccCCAACCCATATGTTTTCATGCTGTTAGTTAGCATCCTTTCATTTCAATTTGAAGAACTCCCATTAACATTTCTTGTGAAGCAGTCCTACTGGTgatgaactccctcagcttttgttttctgggaaagtcttttttgttttcccttgagagagagggtctcactatgttactcaggctggtcttgaactcctgagtttaagcaatcttcccagttcagtcctcttgagtagctggaactactgatGTGCATCATCATGCCTAACTTAggaaagcttttatttatttttttcatttgtgaagGACAGCTTGCTTGCTGGATATGGTGTTCTTTgtagggtgtttttttttgttgttttgtttttgtttttgtttttttcttgagacagggtcttactcttgctcaggctagaggcgtgatcccagctcactgcaccctcagtctcctgggctcaagcagtccttccacctcagcctcccaagtagctgaggtgtatgccaccacacccagctaatttttgtattttttttgtagagatggggttttaccatgttacccaggctggtcttatactcctgggctgaagcattttacctgccttgacttcccagagtgctgggattacttgcatgagccgctgtgcccagcccagtggttttttttctttcagcactttgaatatctTATCTCACTCTCTTCTAGCCttcaaggtttctgctgagaaaaccACTGACAGTCTTAAGAGAGTTTCATTGTATATGACAAGTTGctcttctcttgctgctttcaaaagtctctttgtctttgactttccagaatttgattataatgtgtcttagtgaagttttttttttttttttttttttttttttaagacgaagtcttgccactctgttgcccaggctggagtgcagtggcaccatcttgactcactgcaacctctgcctcccgggttcaagtgattctcctgcctcagcctcctgagtagctgggattacaggcgcccaccctacctaactaatttttgtatttttagtagagacggggtttcaccatgttggtcaggctggtcttgaactcctgacctcaggtgatctgcccccatcggcctcccaaagtgctgggattacaggtgtgagccaccgtgcccggcctgtcattattgctttaaataagctttctgcccctttctctttctttagtcTTTTCACTGTTCCTATAATGTGCATTTCGTTTTGCTTGATGGTGTCCTATAAATCCTGTaggctttgtttattctttttcattcctgtttctttttgttcctctaactggataatttcaaatgacctgtcttGGAGCTCACtgcttctttcttctgtttgatcaagtCTTCTGTTGAATTGCCCTATGGAATTTTTCAGTTTAGTCCTTGTGTTCTTCAGCTCTAGATTGCATTTAGTTGTCTATGTTCTCTTGTtgctcactgagcttctttaataCAATTATTGTGAATTCTTTGTTAGGAAGTTCATAGATCTGCATTATTTTGGATCAGTTGCTGGTGCttacttttcttcctttgctAGTGTCATTTGTCCCTGATTATTTGTCATCCTTGTGGCTTTGAATTCGTGTCTATACATTTAAACATGTGGGCTCCTCTTCCAGTCTTTATAGACTGGCTTTGCCAAGGAAAGCCCTTCACTTGTCAGGTCATCTAGAGGTTCTGGGTGGGCTTG is a window of Pongo pygmaeus isolate AG05252 chromosome 4, NHGRI_mPonPyg2-v2.0_pri, whole genome shotgun sequence DNA encoding:
- the CREBRF gene encoding CREB3 regulatory factor, yielding MPQPSVSGMDPPFGDAFRSHTFSEQTLMSTDLLANSSDPDFMYELDREMNYQQNPRDNFLSLEDCKDIENLESFTDVLDNEGALTSNWEQWDTYCEDLTKYTKLTSCDIWGTKEVDYLGLDDFSSPYQDEEVISKTPTLAQLNSEDSQSVSDSLYYPDSLFSVKQNPLPSSFPGKKITSRAAAPVCSSKTLQAEVPLSDCVQKASKPTSSTQIMVKTNMYHNEKVNFHVECKDYVKKAKVKINPVQQSRPLLSQIHTDAAKENTCYCGAVAKRQEKKGMEALQGHATPALPFKETQELLLSPLPQEGPGSLAAGESSSLSASTSVSDSSQKKEEHNYSLFVSDNLGEQPTKCSPEEDEEDEEDVDDEDHDEGFGSEHELSENEEEEEEEEDYEDDKDDDISDTFSEPGYENDSVEDLKEVTSISSRKRGKRRYFWEYSEQLTPSQQERMLRPSEWNRDTLPSNMYQKNGLHHGKYAVKKSRRTDVEDLTPNPKKLLQIGNELRKLNKVISDLTPVSELPLTARPRSRKEKNKLASRACRLKKKAQYEANKVKLWGLNTEYDNLLFVINSIKQEIVNRVQNPRDERGPNMGQKLEILIKDTLGLPVAGQTSEFVNQVLEKTAEGNPTGGLVGLRIPTSKV